The proteins below come from a single Diceros bicornis minor isolate mBicDic1 chromosome 3, mDicBic1.mat.cur, whole genome shotgun sequence genomic window:
- the SLC37A3 gene encoding sugar phosphate exchanger 3: MGWPHIFQRRALLSRFSHHHVVVFLLTFFSYSLLHASRKTFSNVKVSISKQWTPSAFNKSVELPVEIWSSNRLFPSPEEATLFLGTLDTIFLFSYAVGLFISGIVGDRLNLRWVLSFGMCSSALVVFVFGTVTEWLRFYNKGLYCCLWIVNGLLQSTGWPCVVAVMGNWFGKAGRGVVFGLWSACASVGNILGACLASSVLQYGYEYAFLVTAAVQFAGGIIIFFGLLVSPEEIGLPAIEAKENFEEDAHRPLINGAENEDEYEPNYSIQEGSTTSEVKAISFYQACCLPGVIPYSLAYACLKLVNYSFFFWLPFYLSNNFGWKEAEADKLSIWYDVGGIIGGTLQGFISDVLQKRAPVLALSLLLAVGSLVGYSRSPNNKSINALLMAVTGFFIGGPSNMISSAISADLGRQEGIRGSSEALATVTGIVDGTGSIGAAVGQYLVSLIQDNLGWMWVFYFFILMTSCTILFISPLIVREIHYLMQRRQARILSE, from the exons ATGGGCTGGCcacatatttttcagagaagaGCTCTGCTCTCCCGGTTCAGCCATCATCATGTTGTCGTGTTCCTGCTCACCTTCTTCAG TTATTCGTTGCTCCATGCGTCAAGAAAAACTTTTAGCAATGTCAAGGTCAGCATCTCTAAACAGTGGACCCCAAGTGCTTTTAACAAATCAGTTGAGCTGCCTGTAGAG ATCTGGAGCAGCAACCGTTTATTTCCCAGTCCAGAGGAAGCCACTCTTTTCCTCGGAACACTGGACActattttcctcttctcctaTGCTGTG GGCCTTTTCATCAGTGGTATCGTTGGGGATCGGCTTAATTTGCGATGGGTTCTGTCTTTTGGCATGTGCTCTTCTGCGTTAGTG GTGTTTGTCTTTGGCACCGTCACGGAATGGCTGCGTTTCTACAACAAGGGGCTGTACTGCTGTCTGTGGATTGTGAATGGCCTGCTGCAGTCTACCGGTTGGCCCTGTGTGGTTGCTGTTATGGGCAACTGGTTTGGGAAAGCTGG ACGAGGAGTTGTTTTTGGTCTCTGGAGTGCCTGTGCTTCAGTGGGCAATATTTTGGGAGCGTGCCTCGCTTCTTCTGTTCTGCAGTATGGTTATGAG taTGCCTTTCTGGTGACGGCGGCTGTGCAGTTTGCTGGTGGGATCATCATCTTCTTTGGGCTCCTGGTGTCACCAGAGGAAATTG GTCTCCCAGCTATTGAGGCAAAGGAAAATTTTGAAGAAGATGCCCACAGGCCGTTAATTAATGGTGCTGAAAATGAAGATGAATATGAGCCTAATTATTCAATCCAAGAAGGCAGTACAACTTCTGAAGTCAAGGCAATAAGCTTTTATCAGGCTTGTTGCCTTCCTGGAGTTATACCG TATTCGCTGGCCTATGCCTGCTTGAAGTTGGTGAATTACTCCTTCTTCTTCTGGTTGCCCTTTTATCTGAGTAACAACTTTGGATGGAAGGAAGCTGAAGCTGACAAGCTGTCCATTTGGTACGATGTTGGAGGAATTATAG GTGGAACTTTGCAAGGCTTCATCTCGGACGTATTACAGAAGAGAGCACCAGTTTTAGCTCTGAGTCTGCTTCTGGCGGTTGGGTCCCTCGTTGGATATAGTC GTTCTCCAAACAATAAGTCCATTAATGCACTTCTGATGGCTGTAACAG GATTTTTTATTGGTGGACCTTCGAACATGATTAGCTCTGCTATTTCTGCGGACCTGGGTCGCCAAGAGGGGATTCGAGGGAGCAGTGAGGCTTTGGCGACCGTCACAGGAATTGTTGATGGAACTGGGAGCATCGGAGCTGCGGTGGGCCAG TATTTAGTGTCTTTGATCCAGGACAACCTGGGATGGATGTGGGTTTTCTACTTTTTCATTCTCATG ACAAGTTGTACAATTCTATTTATTTCACCATTAATAGTAAGGGAAATACACTATCTTATGCAAAGACGACAAGCTCGCATATTGAGCGAGTGA